TCGTTCTCGTGCTGGATGCATCGCGCCAGGAGGCCGGCGGCGTGGAAGGTGAACTCCTCGCCGTGCGCGTCGAGAGCCCTCACGATGACCTCGGGGGGCCGGAGGACCTCGCCCCGGATCTCGGGGAGACTCAGGCAGCCCTCCTCGCCTCGGATCGGGGGGCCGATGTACTTCTCGATCCTGGGGTTGATGAAGGCCATCGGTCCCGGGGTCGCCGTGGGGGGCTCGGCGTGGATGGATCGCTCGTCGTCCTCCGTGGGGGGCACGTCGAGGACGAAGAGTCGCCACGAGACGCCGACCTGCGGCGCCGCGAGCCCGATGCCCTCGGCGTTGTACATCAGATCGACCATGCGCCCGACGACGGAGCGGACCTCGTCGGTCACTCGCTCGATGGGCGCGGCCTTGGCGCGAAGGGAATCGGCAGGGTAATGGAGGATGGACAGGTTCTCGGGCCGGATCGACATCTCCCGTAGTGTATGGAACGCCCTCGCTCGGAGCGAACGGGTACGATTGACGCTTTCCTCGCCGACTCTCTAGCATGGCGTCGCGTCGGGGCGGTTGCCCGCAACCGGTCGCGCCCTCCCCGCGGATGGGCGGGGTGAGATTCGTTCGCGTCGTCGAGTCGCTCGCAGGAGGGAGTCCCCTTGGCCTTGTTCGGACGGAAAAAATCAGACGAGGGTCAGGGCAACGGCGCGACGGCGTCGAGCGCCGACGCGTTCACCTCCGACCCCGTGAAGGCCAAGAAGTTCTTCGACCACGCGCAGGCGGTCTACGACACGACCAACTACGCCTACTCGACCGTGCTCTGGCTCCAGGGGCTCCGGCAGGACCCCACGAGCATGTACGGGCTCGAGAAGTTCTTCGAGTCGGCCCAGGCCTTCGCGCGAGGCGAGAACCGCGACAAGCCCACCAAAGAGCAGCTGAGCAACTTCGGGGGCAAGGGGCCCGTTGAGTCGTACCTCGGCGACCTGCTGAACTGGGGCACGAGGCCCGACGACGCCCCTCGCGTGCTGCGCGTCCTCGAGAGCGCGAGCAAGCTCGACCTCTCGGAGCACGGCTATTGGATCGCCGAGCGCAGTCTCCCCTCGCTGCTGACCACGCGGTCCAAGAAGGACATCCTCGTCAAGATGAAGGACGCGCTGGTGAAGATCGGCGCGTTCGACCTCGCGGTCAAGGCCGGCGAGGCGGCCATGATGGTCGACCCGACCGACAGCGCCCTCGAGGCGGAGATACGCAACCTCGCGGCCCAGGCGACGATGACCAGCGGCGGGTACGAGCAGACCGGGCAGGCCGGCGGGTTCCGCGCGAACATCCGCGGCGCCGAGCAGCAGCGCAAGCTCGAAGAGCAGACGCGCATCGTCAAGACCGAGGACACGGTCGACCGGCTCATCGAAGACGCCAAGGCCGACTACGAACGCCGCCCCGACGATCGCAACACCATCGGCAAGTACGCGCGCATCCTGCAGGAGCGAGGGCGCCCAGAGGACGTCAAGGTCGCGTACGAAGTGCTCATGGCGGCGTACAAGCAGTTCGACGAGTTCCGCTTCCGCCAGCAGGCCGGCGACCTCCGCCTGCGCCACGCGCGCCGCCAGCTCGTGAAACTCCGCGAGGTCGCCAAGGCCGACCCGTCGGGAGACGCCGCGAAGAAACTGCCCGAAGCCGAGCGGAAGTTCGTCGAGATGGAGCTGGAGGAGTTCAAGCTCCGCGCCGCGAACAACCCGACGGACCTGGGCTTCAAGTACGAGCTGGGCGTTCGCCACTTCCAGCTTGGCAACGACGAAGAGGCCATCGCGCTCTTTCAGGAGGCGCAGCACGACCCCAAGCACCGTTCGCGCGTGCTCAGCTATCTCGGCCAGTCGTTCCAGCGCATGGGGTGGCACTCCGAGGCCGCCGACACCTACCGGCGCGCGCTCGAGGGCATCGAGATCGACACCGACGAGCTGGGGTACCAGCTGCGCTACGGGCTGATGGAGTCCCTCGCGACGATGGCGGAAGAGCAGCGAGACCTCGCGGCGGCGGAAGAGGCGTACAAGATCGGCTCGGGCATCGCGATGCAGCAGATCAGCTACCGCGACATCCGCGAGCGCCGCGACGCGCTCCAGAAGCTGATCCGCGAGCTGAAGGGCGTCTGATCGCGCCGACCACGCACCCACCGAACCACACGCACGCGACCGCGAGCCGGACCTCATGAAACCACAGATCATCGTCGTCATCCCCGCGCGCCTCGGGAGCACCCGCCTGCCGCGAAAGGTGCTGCTCGCCGAGACCGGGCGCACGCTCGTCCAGCACGTGTACGACAACGCCGCGGGCGCGAAGAGCGCGACGCGCGTCGTCGTCGCGACCGACAGCGCCGAGGTCGCCGACGCCTGCGCCTCGTTCGGGGCCGAGGCGGTGATGACCTCGCCCGACCACGTCAACGGCACATCGCGCATCGCCGAGGCAGCGGACACGCTCGGCGTGCGCGACACCGACATCGTCGTGAATGTTCAGGGCGACGAGCCGGAGCTCGAGCCGCGCGTCCTCGACGCGGCGGTCGAGGCGATGCTCCGAGACGACCGCTGCGTCATGAGCACGCCTTGCGCGCCCTTCGGCGCCGACGAGCGCATCGACGACCCGGCGGCTGTCAAGGTCGTCTTCACGCGCGACGGGGCGGCACTCTACTTCTCCCGCTCGGTCATCCCCCACGATCGCGACGGCGACGCGCCGCCCGAGGCCCGGCCCCTCCGCCACATCGGGCTGTATTGCTACCGGCGCCCGTTCCTGCGCGAGTACCTCCGGCTCACGCCGACCCCGCTCGAGCAGGCCGAGAAACTCGAGCAGCTCCGCGTGCTCGAGCACGGGCACCGCATCGCGATGGCGACATGCCACACCGACAGTCGCGGCGGGATCGACACGCGCGAGCAATACGACGCCTTCGTGGCGCGATGGAAGTCGCGGCGCTGAACCTCAGCGGTTCGACGCGCCCGAGTCGGACGCGAGCGTCTGGAGCTTCGGCAGGAGGCGAACGCGCGATTCGGCGCGGGGCACGAGCGCGACGACCGCCTTGAGTCGCGGCGCTCGGGACGAGCCCGAGTCATCGGTCTCGAACGGGTCCCACGATGTCAGCATCGCTTCGCCGAGCGTCAGCGGCGCAGGCGCCGGGGGACCGAAGACGCCCTCCAGCCCGGTGATCGTCCAGGCGTCGTCCGCCGGCTCGAAGCCGTCGTCCTCGATGGTCTCGCCTGACCGCTCGCGCTCCTGCGCGTCGGACGCGATCGAGAGCCAGTCGGCGTCGGGAGACTCGGGCACGAGCAGGTACGCGAAGCCCGGCTGCAACTCCGCCTCGAAGGCCAGCGCCGGGACCACCTCGCCGCGGGTGAGTTCGTAGGTCGCGAAGTCCTCGGAAGCCGGTCGAGCGAGCGGGTCGAAGGGCGCGACACGGGGCGAATCGGGCACGAGCTGGGTCGTCAACTCGACGCGCACGCGATCGCCCTCGGGCGTCGGTGTCGACCAGCAGCGCGCCAGGAGGCGCGGGCCGCACTTCGGAAGCGTGACGAGTCGATCGTCGATGACCACCGTAGCGCCGCGCGGCAGTGTTCGGGCGCGGAACGCCTCTCCCCACGCGAGCGACCAGCCCATCCACGCGCGCTCGGTGACGCCCACCATGTCGAGCCCGTCGCGCAGCGCGCCAAGGTCGGCGAGCGGGACAGCGACGAGGCGCAGCCCGTTGGCGCGAAGCGCCGCGAGCGATTCCTCGCTGAGCGGCGTGGGCTGGTAGAGGTACGGCGCAAGCGCCGACGCGAGCGACGCCTGCGAATCGCGGCAGACGAACCAGAGGACCTCGAGCCCGTTCGCGCCGCCGCGAACGACGGGCGTCAGCACATCGACGGACGCGGGCTGCTGGGTGAGCTGCGTCAGCTCGACGCCGGCGTCTCGCTTCGCGCACGACGCCGCCGCGAGGGCCGTGGCCGCGAGAAGGATCGCACGGGCTGTCGGTCTGGGGCGCGTCATGCGAGTGGGCGAGAGGGTACCCGGTCCCGGGCCGATACGAAAGCCCCCCGGGGCCGGTTGCCGGCGGGAAAGATATCCCCAGCCGTATCAGGGGGTTGTCTGGGCGCCCCTGGCCGGCTCGAACGAGTTGATCCGGTCGATCAGCGTCCGGACCAGCCCGAACTGGCGACGGGTGTGGGTGAACGCGAGTCGCGGGAGGTGCGGCAACTCGTCGCCCTCCTCGGCGTATGGCCCGCGCTGCGTGATGCGTCCCTCGCGCACGAGCATGCCGAACTCGGCGTTGAGCACCTCGATGTCCTCCTCGCGCAGCGGGGCGCGAAGGCGGATGATGTAGTCGTCGCGCACGTACCGGGACGAGTGATAGTTCCGGTAGAAGCGACAGACGTACTGCACCGCGTCGGCAGGGTCCTCCGCGATGTAGTACAAGTCGCGGTCTTCGGGGCTGATGAAGCCCTTCTCGAGGAGCGACCGCCGGATGTAGTTCTCCCAGTGGCGCCAATAGTCGCCGTGCTCGCCCTCGACCATGACGATGGGCTTCATCTCGCTCTTGCCGGTCTGGATGAGGGTGAGGATCTCGAAGGCCTCGTCCTGCGTGCCGAAACCGCCCGGGAAGCAGGCGACGGCGTCCGCCTGGCTGACGAACATCAGCTTGCGCGTGAAGAAGTAGCGGAAGTTGATGAGCTTGTCGTCGCCCGCGATGATCGTGTTCGCCGTGGTCTCGAAGGGCAGTCGGATGGAGAGCCCGAACGACGCCTCGCGACCTGGCCCCTCGTGCCCGGCCTTCATGATGCCGTCGCCGGCGCCGGTGATGCACAACCAGTCCTTGGCGGCCATCATCTTGGAGAACTCAACGGCGGCGAGATAGTCGGGGTGCGCCGGGGGCGTGCGCGCCGAGCCGAAGATGCTGATCTTCAGCCGGTCCTGGTACTTCGCGAACACGCGGTACGCGTGCCGGATCTCCTTGACGGCGGCGGTGATCAGTTTCAGCTCGCCGGTCTGGCGATCGTCGCGGATGAGTTTGAGCGATGTGCCGATCAGGTCGCGCATCAGGCGACCGTCGAAGCTCCCGGGGTCCATGCCCGAGTCGCGGATGAGCGCGTCGATGCCCTCGAGCATCGGCGGCGTGGGGAAGTCGCCTCGGAGCGGCGCCGGGGTTGGTTCTGCGACGGGTTCTGGGCCGGTGGCCTTGCCGTGATCAGCCATGTGCTTGTGGTGTCCTGAGGGTGGAGCGAGCAAAGGGGTGGAAGCGCAGCGTCAGCGATCGTTGGGCTGGATGGGTCTGGCCGGGGGACGCTCGCGGGTGACGGCATCATTGCGCGTGCCGAAGATGCTGTCGAGGAACCGCCGGGTCGTCGGGAGCGTTTCCACGCTGTAGCGAGGATCGGTGAGCGGGCCGGTGACCCGCGTGGTCACCAGCTCGTCGCGGAACGCCTCGAAAAGGTCGCTCAGCAGCGGCGCGCGCCTCGCGGCGCGGCTCGTCACGCGAAGGTCAAGATTCAGCGAAGGCCACCGGAGATGCCCTTGCCCCGTGAGCGTCACCGAGTCGGACGCGACGCCCAGTTCCTCGAACATCACCCGGTCGCCTTCGAGGAAGAACCTCGCGTGCGCGAAGTCGAGCTCCTCGCCCGTGGGGAGCTGCAGGTTGCTCAACTCGATCAGGCGCGACAGCAGCGGGAGTCGCACGACCTCGCCCCCCCACACGCGCACGGCGCCGCGACCGACCCGCGTCGACGGAGCGCCGGCCACGCCCGCGACGCCGATGGTCGCGTCGATCT
This Phycisphaeraceae bacterium DNA region includes the following protein-coding sequences:
- a CDS encoding LOG family protein, coding for MADHGKATGPEPVAEPTPAPLRGDFPTPPMLEGIDALIRDSGMDPGSFDGRLMRDLIGTSLKLIRDDRQTGELKLITAAVKEIRHAYRVFAKYQDRLKISIFGSARTPPAHPDYLAAVEFSKMMAAKDWLCITGAGDGIMKAGHEGPGREASFGLSIRLPFETTANTIIAGDDKLINFRYFFTRKLMFVSQADAVACFPGGFGTQDEAFEILTLIQTGKSEMKPIVMVEGEHGDYWRHWENYIRRSLLEKGFISPEDRDLYYIAEDPADAVQYVCRFYRNYHSSRYVRDDYIIRLRAPLREEDIEVLNAEFGMLVREGRITQRGPYAEEGDELPHLPRLAFTHTRRQFGLVRTLIDRINSFEPARGAQTTP
- a CDS encoding tetratricopeptide repeat protein, with the protein product MFGRKKSDEGQGNGATASSADAFTSDPVKAKKFFDHAQAVYDTTNYAYSTVLWLQGLRQDPTSMYGLEKFFESAQAFARGENRDKPTKEQLSNFGGKGPVESYLGDLLNWGTRPDDAPRVLRVLESASKLDLSEHGYWIAERSLPSLLTTRSKKDILVKMKDALVKIGAFDLAVKAGEAAMMVDPTDSALEAEIRNLAAQATMTSGGYEQTGQAGGFRANIRGAEQQRKLEEQTRIVKTEDTVDRLIEDAKADYERRPDDRNTIGKYARILQERGRPEDVKVAYEVLMAAYKQFDEFRFRQQAGDLRLRHARRQLVKLREVAKADPSGDAAKKLPEAERKFVEMELEEFKLRAANNPTDLGFKYELGVRHFQLGNDEEAIALFQEAQHDPKHRSRVLSYLGQSFQRMGWHSEAADTYRRALEGIEIDTDELGYQLRYGLMESLATMAEEQRDLAAAEEAYKIGSGIAMQQISYRDIRERRDALQKLIRELKGV
- the kdsB gene encoding 3-deoxy-manno-octulosonate cytidylyltransferase; this encodes MKPQIIVVIPARLGSTRLPRKVLLAETGRTLVQHVYDNAAGAKSATRVVVATDSAEVADACASFGAEAVMTSPDHVNGTSRIAEAADTLGVRDTDIVVNVQGDEPELEPRVLDAAVEAMLRDDRCVMSTPCAPFGADERIDDPAAVKVVFTRDGAALYFSRSVIPHDRDGDAPPEARPLRHIGLYCYRRPFLREYLRLTPTPLEQAEKLEQLRVLEHGHRIAMATCHTDSRGGIDTREQYDAFVARWKSRR
- the def gene encoding peptide deformylase, giving the protein MSIRPENLSILHYPADSLRAKAAPIERVTDEVRSVVGRMVDLMYNAEGIGLAAPQVGVSWRLFVLDVPPTEDDERSIHAEPPTATPGPMAFINPRIEKYIGPPIRGEEGCLSLPEIRGEVLRPPEVIVRALDAHGEEFTFHAAGLLARCIQHENDHLDGVLIMDRFTQVSRLKTRGAIRELERAVRFR